AATATAAAATAAATTTTGAAAATATAACAAAAGCAGAAACATACGAATTTTATTGTAAATATAACGAATATAACTCAGATACATATACATTTTATGTTATACCATCAGAACCCAATAGTATATCATTTAACAAAAATAAAGTATATTTAAGAACAGCATATAAAGATGAAAAGGATAAAGTAGAAATTATCTATCATGTTTATGACAAATTTGGAAACGAAATTCAATTGGAATATGATAATAACAAATTTAAATTATATGATAATTATGCCAATAAAATGAATTATGACTTTTATATAAAAACAAATATTGAAAATAATATAGTTATTAAAAATAATAAAATGATAATCTCAGCAATATCTTCTCCAATAATTCAAAAAATTTCATTTTATGGAAATAATAAAATAGGTGAAATTGAAGTTAACTTTGTTGCGATTCCAAGAGAGATTAAGTTAGTAAGTAAACCGGAAAAAACATTTAAATATGTAAAAAATATTATTTTATCAATTGAAGATGGAAATGGCAATCCAGCTGAATTTGAAATAAACGAATTAAATATAAAAAATTCACTAAATGAAATTGATAAGAGTGCAAATATTTCAAGCTATCAAATTGAAAAAGGAAAGCTGTATATAAACTCTATTTTCCTTGGTAATGTTGGAAATAAAAAAATAGATATTAAAATTTTTGAAAACAAATTCAAAAGTAAATTATCATATGAACTTAATTTTAAATCAGAAAATATTATAATTGATAATATGTCTACTATTGTTATAGAAGATGTTCTTATACCTGCAGAGGGCAAAATGAAAAATATTGAACCAGAAATTTCTGAAAATGGACGTTATGTATCTTATCTTGAATTAACTAACGAATATATAAAATTAAAAGTTTTTGATACAAACTCAAAAGAAATATTGTCTGTTGGTGAAAGTAATAGAAAGAAAAGAAGTAGAAGTAAAAAAGAAGAACAGCACTCAATATATATGCATAAATGGTATTATGACAATGATAAATTATTTTATTCAATAATAAAAGATAATAACAATTATGATTTGTATTATTATTCTGTATCAGATAACAAAAATATTCCTATTTATACAATGCCAACTCAGGATACAATGTTTGATTTATCTCCAAATGGCAAATATATAGCTTGGTCATCTGATGGTAATCTAATGCTTGGAACATTAGATTTTCAGAATAATGAAATAGTAAATATAAAAAATATTAAATCAAAAGATAATGATAATATCGTTACAGACATTAAATGGTCAAAAGATTCAAAAAAATTAGCCTTTATTTATGGTAATGATTTATATATATATAACGCAAATAATCAAAAAATTGTAAAATTAACAGAAGATAATGATAAATATAAAAAATATATTACTTGGAATAACGAAGGCACTAAAATAGGATATCTTTATGAATTAAATAAATTTGATTATGCATTTTCAGTCGTTTCTCTTGATGGTGAAAAAACAATACTTATAGATAATGGAGTTATCGGAGATGTTGGAAGTCCTTTATGGTTCGGAAAAAATATATTAATATCGTTAGATTCAACTCATGGATTGAGTATATACAATATAGAAACACAAAAAATAATGCCTATAAAATTTGAGGGAACAGAAACCGTTTCTAAATCATATTTTAAATTTTATGAGAATAAAGATGGAAAAATAAAATGTATTTTTGAAGGATTTACAGGCCAAGAAGATATACTAAAGGGGACGATTAAATGAGGAAAATAAATTTAATCATATTTTTTATATTATTGATAATAATAGTCTTTCCGAATCCTCTTGAGATACTGTATGATACAAATTATAATTCAGAAAAAGATGTTTGGAATGATTTTTTTGATCATAATTACTTGAAAATAATAAAATCAAAAAATACAGATAATGAAACTTTGTTAGCTAAAGCCTTTAGCTATTATAAAATATATGATTTTGAAAAAAGTTTTGAACTATTAAAAAAATTAGATCAAAAAATATATTACGAGTATTTTCGTTTAAGATATGAATTAATATATGAAAATAAAAAATCAAATCTTGATATTATAAATCAAAAAATTGAAAAAATGAATATTTCAAAATCAATAAAAAACTCCGAAAAAAATTATCTTGCTTATATTCTTGGAAATTCAAGTGTAAAATCAGAATTGAAAAAAGCTTTTGAAGAATCTAAAGTTGATTTAAATAAAGAAAAAGTATATTTAATAGATGTTGAAGGATTTAATTATGCCTATTCATTATACAAATCTAAAGACTATGAAGAAGCTATGGATATACTTACACAAACAATTACATATGATTTTAAACGAAAAACTTGGACTTTAGATTTTGACATAACAGATTTACAAAAAACAGATTTTGGGAATAAAATATTATTTTCTGTAATTTTAAGCGAATATGCACATATCTTATTAAAAAGAATAGGAATAGATGAAAGATTTTATCTAAAAGGATTGTCAGAAAAAAAAGAAATGTTAACAAATATTCAAAATTCAAATTCAAAGATGAAAATACTTATTTTAGCTCATAAGATGCTGAAAAAAAGTAATGAATTTATTATTTTTGGAATAAAAAATTTTGATGAATTAAATAATAAGAATATAAATCTTAAACTCTTTAATATAAATAATTTACAACAGTTTATAAAAAGTAATCAAGAAATAATGGCGGAAATAAATATATTCTAATCAAAAATATAGGAGTTGATTTAATGAAAAAAAATAAGTTTATATTATTAATTGTAATTCTAATATTATTTAATTTAAACATTAATGGGAAAATATTGAAATATGCAGAAGTAAGTAGACCTCAGTATTTCGCACCATATTTGAGTGATGATATTTTAACATTAAGAATTTTAGACCTCATATATGCCCCAATGTTTCGAATATTTAATGTTGAAACAGCTGGAGATATCACAACTCCAGTAAAAAAAGTTTTTGCAAATGAATATAATACATCACCATATCGTACAACTGTAACATTAAAAAATAATATAAAATGGTCTGATAATCATCGTAGAGAATTAACTTCAAAAGATATAGAATTTACATTTAATCTTATAAATTCAGATTATATAAACACATCCTATAAATATATTACAAGTATTATTTCAAAAATTAAAACAATGTCTAAAAAGAGTTTAAGTGTCGATTATAAAGTTTATACAAAATATAAACTTTCTGTACTAGATTTCCCTATAGTTTCCTATAGAACATATTTATCTCCAAAAAATTACTTTAAAAAAGTTGAAAAGGGAGATTTGAATTTTAACGGTCCATATATATTAGAAAAAACATTCAAAAGAGACTCTATTTATTTTAAAAGAAATGTTAATTATCCTGATCCTCCAGAAATTGATGGAGTAAAAATTAGTATTTCTCCTAGTTATGAAAATATAGAAAAAGGTGTGATTTCTGGACTATATGAATTAATTACAGATGTGCCTCCAGAAAAAGCATATAGAAATTTTAAAGGAGATAAAAGGTTTAATATCTATCCATCTTTTGAAAATAAATTTTATTATATATCGTTGAATTACAATAAAAATATTGAATTTAAAAATAAAAATTTTCGCCGTGCTTTAATATATGGAATAAATAGAGAAGGTATTTTAGATTCCGTATATTTAGGCGGCGGAAAGGTTATTAGTGGCCCATTCAATCCAACATTTTTTGGATATGATAACCAGATAATTCCATATGAATACGATCAAAAAAAAGCTATAGAATATTTAAAAGACGTAAAATTCAAGAAAAAATTTATTTTTATCCAACCACAAGGAAATAAAGAATTGGATAACGTAGTTTTTTCTATACAGCAAAACTTAAAAAAAATAAATATTATTCTTGATGTAAAAAAATATTCTTGGAGCGAATATCTTAATAAATTAAAAAATGGAGAATATGATATGGCTATAGTTGAGTATTCTTCTGCAAAAACTTTAACAAGTATAAGCCCTTTACTTTTACCTGATGGATATCTAAATTTTGGAAAATATAATTCAAAAGAGCAAAATGAAAAATTGTATAATTTGATAAAAGAAGTTGAAGGTCCATCATCCTTTGAGTTGGATCCAATTGTAATAACGACAAAATATAAAAATATCCATAAAATTTTACATGAAGAGATTCCATATATTTGGTTATTTACATTACAAAAAAGTCTTGTAATAAGTAAAATATATGATTTTGACTTTATTGTACCTTCACGTCCTTTTATGAACATTGATGAGTGGAGGGTTATAAATGAAAATTAAAAAAATATTAAAAATATTATCTATCTTTTTATTATGGTTCTTAACTATGTTAATAATCCATCTTTCCAAAACAGGAAGGATAAATGGCTTTTTTTCACAGTTTATTTTAATGATTAAAAATTTTTTTAATCAAAATTATCAAATAAGTAATTTAGAAATTATTAAAAGTTTATTAATTACACTTTCATTAATTATTGTTCCTATTATTTTTGGTGTTTTCTTTGGTGGAGTATTAGCCATTATATTAAAAAAAATAGATTTTAGTTTTTTATCCCTCTTTCCAGAATCCGTTTTATTTCTTTTTTTGTTGATAATAACTAATGGAAGATATACCCTTAATATTTCTTCTAATTTTAAGGGGATAATTATAAACATTGTTTTGATATGGGTTATTATTACTATAAGAATTTTGGGAATATCTAATCATTATATAAGAAAATCTTACTTTTTGTATGAAGAGAGTATATTTAACAGAATTACAGAGATTAGAAACATAAAAAAATTGAGGAAATATTTATATATACTCATTAGTATAAGTCTTGATTCTTTAAGTAATTTTATTTATGAAGTCCCTTTATTTATCACGTATAGTGCCATTCTTGAAATCAAAGCTCAAATTCCTGGAATAGCTTATTTGTTCTATACTTTTTTCGAAATTTCTGGAAGTTCTAATTTGATGAGAATAGGAACATTTATATTTTTAATATCAACAATATTTATAGAAATAATGTATATAATAATAGAAAAACGTTATAAAAAAGAAGGGATTGAAATATGAAAAAGAAATATATATTTTCTATCTTATTTTTATTATTTCATATAATAATTTCAATTTATGGATCATTTTATGTAGATGGTGATGAATTCAGAAATATAAAAATAATTGAAAACGAATTAAGTCAAAACACACAACATTCCGCCAGAATTTCAAGAAATAGTAGGAGTGAAGAATTTTCTTTGTTTGACATAATAAAAGGATCTTTATATGATTTATCTACCGTTTCTAAAAATGAAAACATATTAATACTTATAAGCGGATTAATTTCAATGATATTAGGAGGCATATTAGGAACAATAAAAAATAGTTATATTTCAAAAAAAATTATAAACGCAATATTACTTATACCTGGGCTTATTATAGTATTATTTATATATAATTTTTATAGCGGAAATATAATTAGTTTAAGCATAGCTATAGGAATAATAGTATCTCCGAGAATTTCACTTTTATTAAGAAACAGATTAGATGAATTAAATAAAGAAGATTTTACATTTCTTTCGCTATTAAATGGAAATAGTTATATGCAAATTTTAAAAAAAGACTATTTCCCTTACATCTTACCAATATATATTACAGCTATTGGATGGAGTATAGCAACATCTGTTATTTTTGAATCTATACTTGGATTTGCTGGACTAACTAATATATTTATACCAACTTTTGGAAGTCTATTCTATAAATTATACGACATATTTTTAATGTACAAATACTTATCAAACAATTATATTATATACACATTAATTGCAGGGACATATGCTTTTCTGTTTTTAATATCTTTAATTTATATGTTTAATTTTATATCCCAAATTTCTGAAATAAATCTTAAAGGAAAATATGATGAATATCTTTTAGAAGTTTTTAATGGTAAATCTTATATGAAAAGTAATAAAATTCCATCTCGCATTTTTTCAATAGTAGTTAAAAATCTAAAAATATATTCCAATATAACATCAAAAAAAATAATTGAAATTGATAATATAAAATTTAATAAAGGAGATAAAGTTTTGCTAATTGGCGAATCAGGAATTGGTAAAACTGTATTTATGAATGCAA
This sequence is a window from Marinitoga sp. 1197. Protein-coding genes within it:
- a CDS encoding ABC transporter substrate-binding protein, with translation MKKNKFILLIVILILFNLNINGKILKYAEVSRPQYFAPYLSDDILTLRILDLIYAPMFRIFNVETAGDITTPVKKVFANEYNTSPYRTTVTLKNNIKWSDNHRRELTSKDIEFTFNLINSDYINTSYKYITSIISKIKTMSKKSLSVDYKVYTKYKLSVLDFPIVSYRTYLSPKNYFKKVEKGDLNFNGPYILEKTFKRDSIYFKRNVNYPDPPEIDGVKISISPSYENIEKGVISGLYELITDVPPEKAYRNFKGDKRFNIYPSFENKFYYISLNYNKNIEFKNKNFRRALIYGINREGILDSVYLGGGKVISGPFNPTFFGYDNQIIPYEYDQKKAIEYLKDVKFKKKFIFIQPQGNKELDNVVFSIQQNLKKINIILDVKKYSWSEYLNKLKNGEYDMAIVEYSSAKTLTSISPLLLPDGYLNFGKYNSKEQNEKLYNLIKEVEGPSSFELDPIVITTKYKNIHKILHEEIPYIWLFTLQKSLVISKIYDFDFIVPSRPFMNIDEWRVINEN